In the Micromonospora narathiwatensis genome, one interval contains:
- a CDS encoding branched-chain amino acid ABC transporter substrate-binding protein, translating into MRQKLARVIGGVAMLALVAGGTACSSGGDDTASGGDKCGKKIAFFGALTGSSAALGINENNGVKLAVEQYNKDNADCKVELVPLDSQGSPDQAPSLAQKAIDDEKILGLVGPAYSGESEAADPLFNEAGLVHITASATRPSLSQQGWKTFFRAVGNDFSQGPAAGNYIKNVMKAEKVYVIDDQSAYGAGLADEVKKVLGSAVAGSDKVQGDGKQVDFSGVVTKVKAANVGAVFYGGYYQEAGLIRKQLTAAGVTAPLVAGDGVNDQAYIDSAGAAAAEGTILTCPCQPAAEARGTFKEEYKKLTGAEPGTYSDTAYDAANILLAGIKAGKTDRASLLEFVKNYSGEGVAATYKFVEGGELDPAQVKVWAFKVQGGQVVPDQEIPKS; encoded by the coding sequence TTGAGGCAGAAGCTCGCTCGCGTGATCGGCGGAGTGGCCATGCTGGCGCTCGTCGCCGGCGGCACCGCCTGCAGCAGTGGTGGCGACGACACCGCGTCCGGCGGTGACAAGTGTGGCAAGAAGATCGCATTCTTCGGTGCGCTGACCGGTAGCTCGGCGGCACTTGGCATCAACGAGAACAACGGCGTCAAGCTGGCCGTTGAGCAGTACAACAAGGACAACGCCGACTGCAAGGTCGAGCTGGTTCCGCTCGACTCGCAGGGCAGCCCGGACCAGGCCCCGAGCCTCGCGCAGAAGGCCATCGACGACGAGAAGATCCTCGGCCTCGTCGGCCCGGCGTACTCGGGTGAGTCGGAGGCCGCGGACCCGCTGTTCAACGAGGCGGGCCTGGTGCACATCACCGCGTCGGCGACCCGGCCCAGCCTGAGCCAGCAGGGTTGGAAGACCTTCTTCCGGGCGGTCGGCAACGACTTCAGCCAGGGCCCCGCGGCCGGTAACTACATCAAGAACGTGATGAAGGCCGAGAAGGTCTACGTCATCGACGACCAGTCGGCGTACGGCGCGGGCCTGGCCGACGAGGTCAAGAAGGTGCTCGGCTCCGCGGTGGCCGGCTCGGACAAGGTCCAGGGCGACGGCAAGCAGGTCGACTTCTCCGGTGTGGTCACCAAGGTCAAGGCCGCGAACGTCGGGGCGGTCTTCTACGGCGGCTACTACCAGGAGGCCGGCCTGATCCGTAAGCAGCTCACCGCTGCCGGGGTCACCGCTCCGCTGGTCGCCGGTGACGGCGTCAACGACCAGGCGTACATCGACTCCGCCGGTGCGGCGGCGGCCGAGGGCACCATCCTCACCTGCCCGTGCCAGCCGGCCGCCGAGGCCCGCGGCACGTTCAAGGAGGAGTACAAGAAGCTCACCGGCGCCGAGCCGGGCACCTACAGCGACACCGCGTACGACGCGGCGAACATCCTGCTGGCCGGCATCAAGGCGGGCAAGACCGACCGCGCCTCCCTGCTGGAGTTCGTGAAGAACTACAGCGGCGAGGGCGTGGCGGCCACCTACAAGTTCGTCGAGGGTGGCGAGCTGGACCCGGCGCAGGTGAAGGTCTGGGCCTTCAAGGTCCAGGGTGGCCAGGTCGTTCCGGACCAGGAGATTCCGAAGTCCTGA
- a CDS encoding Lrp/AsnC family transcriptional regulator — MPVAPNDVRPFAALDDVDRAILTELAADGRLPNNALAERVGVAPSTCLARTRALRESGAIRGFHAEVDPAAVGLPLQALVSVRLAAHERAAVDAFRARSVRLPGVVSVFHVAGAEDYVLHVRAASGDALRDFVLDHLAVDPAVQHTQTSLIFEQARGMG; from the coding sequence ATGCCCGTCGCACCGAATGATGTACGGCCGTTCGCGGCGCTGGACGACGTCGACCGCGCGATCCTGACCGAGTTGGCGGCCGACGGCCGGCTGCCGAACAACGCGCTCGCCGAGCGGGTCGGGGTGGCGCCGTCCACCTGTCTGGCGCGTACCCGGGCGCTGCGGGAGAGCGGGGCGATCCGTGGGTTCCACGCCGAGGTGGATCCGGCGGCGGTGGGCCTGCCGTTGCAGGCGCTGGTGTCGGTGCGCCTGGCCGCGCACGAGCGGGCGGCGGTGGACGCGTTCCGGGCCCGGTCGGTACGGCTGCCGGGGGTGGTGTCGGTGTTCCACGTGGCCGGCGCGGAGGACTACGTGCTGCACGTGCGGGCGGCGTCCGGGGACGCGCTGCGGGACTTCGTGCTGGACCACCTGGCGGTGGATCCGGCGGTGCAGCACACCCAGACCAGCCTGATCTTCGAGCAGGCGCGCGGTATGGGCTAG
- a CDS encoding pyridoxal-dependent decarboxylase, translating to MAEHMDPEEFRRAGHAVVDWIADYWKTVGQRPVTSQDPPGAVAAALPAGPTEQGEPVEAVLADLDRVVVPRLTHWQHPGFFGYFPANTSGPSVLGDLVSSGLGVQGMLWATGPACTELETVLLDWLADLLDLPERFRSTGRGGGVIQDSASSATLVATLGALHRASKGRWRTDGIDRRYRAYTSTQGHSSIEKAARIAGLGADGVRAIEVDPATQAMRPAALRAAIEADLAANVVPAIVVATIGTTSSTAVDPLPALGAICAEYGVWLHVDAAYAGAAAVCPELRWSHAGVEYADSYCFDPHKWLLTGFDCDAFWVADRGELIEALTVMPEFLRNAATESGAVIDYRDWQVPLGRRFRALKLWFVLRWYGVEGLRAHIRSGVALAERFAARVTGDDRFELAAPHPFSLVCFRLRAGDEASAELLGRVNATGRVLLTHTRIEGRYALRLAVGSPLTTEQHVDEAWELLTAAADDLLVG from the coding sequence ATGGCTGAGCACATGGACCCGGAGGAGTTCCGCCGCGCCGGGCACGCCGTGGTGGACTGGATCGCCGACTACTGGAAGACGGTCGGGCAGCGGCCGGTGACCTCGCAGGACCCGCCCGGCGCGGTGGCCGCCGCGCTGCCCGCCGGGCCGACCGAGCAGGGCGAGCCGGTCGAGGCCGTGCTGGCCGACCTGGACCGCGTCGTCGTCCCCCGGCTGACCCACTGGCAGCACCCGGGCTTCTTCGGGTACTTCCCGGCCAACACCTCCGGCCCGAGCGTGCTCGGCGACCTGGTCAGCTCCGGCCTCGGGGTGCAGGGGATGCTGTGGGCGACCGGCCCGGCCTGCACCGAACTGGAGACGGTGCTGCTGGACTGGCTCGCCGACCTGCTCGACCTGCCGGAGCGGTTTCGCTCGACCGGCCGTGGCGGTGGCGTGATCCAGGACTCCGCCTCGTCGGCGACGCTGGTCGCCACCCTGGGTGCGCTGCACCGGGCCAGCAAGGGCCGCTGGCGGACCGACGGCATCGACCGGCGCTACCGGGCGTACACCTCCACGCAGGGGCACTCCTCGATCGAGAAGGCGGCCCGGATCGCCGGGCTGGGTGCCGACGGGGTACGGGCGATCGAGGTGGACCCGGCGACGCAGGCGATGCGTCCGGCGGCGCTGCGGGCGGCGATCGAGGCCGACCTGGCGGCGAACGTGGTGCCGGCGATCGTGGTGGCCACCATCGGCACCACGTCCAGTACCGCCGTGGACCCGCTGCCGGCGCTCGGTGCGATCTGCGCCGAGTACGGCGTGTGGCTGCACGTCGACGCCGCGTACGCGGGCGCGGCGGCGGTCTGCCCCGAGCTGCGCTGGTCGCACGCCGGGGTCGAGTACGCCGACTCGTACTGCTTCGACCCGCACAAGTGGCTGCTCACCGGCTTCGACTGCGACGCGTTCTGGGTCGCCGACCGGGGTGAGCTGATCGAGGCGCTCACGGTGATGCCGGAGTTCCTGCGTAACGCGGCGACCGAGTCCGGGGCGGTGATCGACTACCGGGACTGGCAGGTGCCGCTGGGCCGCCGGTTCCGGGCGCTCAAGCTCTGGTTCGTGCTCCGCTGGTACGGCGTCGAGGGGTTGCGGGCGCACATCCGTTCGGGGGTGGCGCTCGCCGAGCGCTTCGCCGCACGGGTCACCGGCGACGACCGGTTCGAGCTGGCCGCGCCGCATCCGTTCTCGCTGGTCTGCTTCCGGTTGCGGGCCGGCGACGAGGCGAGCGCCGAACTGCTGGGCCGGGTCAACGCGACCGGACGGGTGCTGCTGACCCACACCCGGATCGAGGGGCGCTACGCACTGCGCCTGGCGGTCGGCTCGCCGCTGACCACCGAGCAGCACGTCGACGAGGCGTGGGAGCTGCTCACCGCCGCCGCCGACGACCTCCTCGTCGGCTGA
- a CDS encoding rhamnogalacturonan lyase family protein: protein MHPTTPRRRTALLAAASAATLLAGVLTAVTAAAAAAGCRVDYRVTNQWGGGFGADVTVTNLGDPVNGWTLTWAWAAGQQVTQAWNATVTQSGAQVTARDAGYNAAIGTGGTAAFGFNASWNDTSNPAPASFALNGTTCTGAAPPTSTPPSGSTPPSTAPPTTAPPTTAPPTTTPPPTGAKQMEKLDRGLISVRSGSANLVSWRLLGTETTGVAFNLYRGSTKVNSTPITGATNYLDGGAAAGSAYTVRAVVNGAEQAASAPALQFPNGYLDVPIQPPPGGTTPTGEAYTYSANDASVADLDGDGRYEFVLKWDPSNSKDNSQSGYTGNVYVDAYSLTGTRLWRIDLGRNIRAGAHYTQFQVYDYDGDGRAEVAMKTADGTRSGTGQVIGSSSADHRNSSGYVLAGPEYLTMFDGRTGAALSTVDYDPPRGTVSSWGDSYGNRVDRFLAATAYLDGERPSLIMARGYYTRAVIAAWDFRDGTLRKRWTFDSNTSGNGAAAGQGNHNLSVADVDGDGRQEIVYGAAAIDDNGRLLWSTGNGHGDALHVGDLDPSRPGLEVFKVDEDGTKPSSYLADARTGQVLWQTAPNGDNGRGVSDDIWAGSPGAESWSAAVDGLLNTKGQNIGRKPSSQNFLIWWDGDPVRELLDATKIDKYGPSGDTRLLTGSGVASNNGTKSTPALSGDILGDWREEVVWRTSDSTALRIYSTPTPTSLRIHTLMHDPQYRVSIAWQNTAYNQPPHTGFFLGDGMATPPAPNIYLR, encoded by the coding sequence GTGCATCCCACCACACCGCGCCGCCGCACCGCACTGCTCGCCGCGGCCTCGGCGGCCACCCTCCTCGCCGGCGTCCTCACCGCGGTCACCGCCGCCGCGGCCGCCGCCGGCTGCCGGGTCGACTACCGGGTCACCAACCAGTGGGGCGGCGGCTTCGGCGCCGACGTCACCGTCACCAATCTCGGCGACCCGGTCAACGGCTGGACGCTCACCTGGGCCTGGGCCGCCGGCCAGCAGGTCACCCAGGCGTGGAACGCCACCGTCACCCAGTCCGGCGCCCAGGTCACCGCCCGCGACGCCGGGTACAACGCGGCGATCGGCACCGGCGGCACCGCCGCCTTCGGCTTCAACGCCTCGTGGAACGACACCAGCAACCCGGCCCCGGCCAGCTTCGCGCTCAACGGCACCACCTGCACCGGCGCGGCACCGCCCACCAGCACGCCGCCGAGCGGCAGCACGCCACCGAGCACCGCGCCCCCGACCACCGCCCCGCCGACGACCGCCCCGCCCACCACCACGCCACCGCCGACCGGCGCCAAACAGATGGAGAAGCTGGACCGGGGCCTGATCAGCGTCCGCTCCGGCAGCGCCAACCTGGTCTCCTGGCGGCTGCTCGGCACCGAGACCACCGGGGTGGCGTTCAACCTCTACCGGGGCTCCACCAAGGTCAACAGCACCCCCATCACCGGCGCCACCAACTACCTCGACGGCGGCGCGGCGGCCGGCTCGGCGTACACGGTGCGGGCCGTGGTGAACGGCGCCGAGCAGGCGGCGTCCGCCCCCGCGTTGCAGTTCCCCAACGGCTACCTGGACGTGCCGATCCAGCCACCGCCCGGCGGGACCACCCCGACCGGGGAGGCCTATACCTACTCGGCCAACGACGCCAGCGTCGCCGACCTCGACGGCGACGGCCGATACGAGTTCGTGCTCAAGTGGGACCCGTCGAACAGCAAGGACAACTCCCAGTCCGGCTACACCGGCAACGTCTACGTCGACGCGTACTCCCTCACCGGCACCCGGCTGTGGCGCATCGACCTCGGCCGCAACATCCGTGCCGGCGCCCACTACACCCAGTTCCAGGTGTACGACTACGACGGCGACGGCCGCGCCGAGGTGGCCATGAAGACCGCCGACGGCACCCGCTCCGGCACCGGCCAGGTGATCGGCTCGTCCTCGGCCGACCACCGCAACTCCAGCGGCTACGTCCTCGCCGGCCCCGAGTACCTGACCATGTTCGACGGCCGCACCGGCGCCGCCCTCTCCACCGTGGACTACGACCCGCCGCGCGGCACGGTCTCCTCCTGGGGCGACTCCTACGGCAACCGGGTCGACCGGTTCCTCGCCGCCACCGCTTACCTCGACGGGGAACGCCCCTCGCTGATCATGGCGCGCGGCTACTACACCCGCGCGGTGATCGCCGCCTGGGACTTCCGCGACGGCACCCTGCGCAAACGCTGGACCTTCGACTCCAACACCAGCGGCAACGGCGCCGCCGCCGGCCAGGGCAACCACAACCTCTCCGTCGCCGACGTGGACGGCGACGGCCGCCAGGAGATCGTGTACGGCGCCGCCGCGATCGACGACAACGGCCGGCTGCTCTGGTCCACCGGCAACGGGCACGGCGACGCCCTGCACGTCGGCGACCTCGACCCGTCCCGGCCCGGGCTGGAGGTGTTCAAGGTCGACGAGGACGGCACCAAGCCCAGCTCCTACCTCGCCGACGCCCGCACCGGCCAGGTGCTCTGGCAGACCGCGCCCAACGGCGACAACGGCCGGGGCGTCTCCGACGACATCTGGGCCGGCAGCCCCGGCGCCGAGTCCTGGTCCGCCGCCGTCGACGGCCTGCTCAACACCAAGGGGCAGAACATCGGCCGCAAACCGTCCTCGCAGAACTTCCTCATCTGGTGGGACGGCGACCCGGTCCGCGAACTCCTCGACGCCACAAAGATCGACAAGTACGGCCCCAGCGGCGACACCCGGCTGCTCACCGGCAGCGGAGTGGCGTCCAACAACGGCACCAAATCCACCCCGGCGCTCTCCGGCGACATCCTCGGCGACTGGCGGGAAGAGGTGGTGTGGCGGACCAGCGACAGCACCGCGCTGCGCATCTACAGCACACCGACCCCGACCAGCCTGCGGATCCACACCCTGATGCACGACCCGCAGTACCGGGTCTCGATCGCCTGGCAGAACACCGCCTACAACCAGCCGCCGCACACCGGGTTCTTCCTCGGCGACGGCATGGCCACCCCGCCCGCACCGAACATCTACCTGCGCTGA
- a CDS encoding LLM class flavin-dependent oxidoreductase, with product MIDVPLSVLDLAPVAGNGSAGEALRHTTELARRTEELGYRRFWVAEHHNMPAIASSAPAVLLAHLAAHTTTIRLGSGGVMLPNHAPLVVAEQFGTLEALHPGRIDLGIGRAPGTDQVTALALRRSMEGLSAEHFPRELADLMNYFSGAEPGPITATPGRGQSPAVWLLGSSGFSAQLAGLLGLPFSFAHHFSAQNTLPALQLYRQSFRPSQWLERPYAMVAVNAVCAETDERAQWLAGPAGLSFLRLRSGRPEPLATPEEAAAYPYSELEREFVAQRREGQATGSPETVARQLGALLERTGADELMLTTMVYDVADRVRSFELIAERVAGGLRRNG from the coding sequence GTGATCGACGTACCGCTCTCTGTTCTTGATCTTGCTCCGGTTGCCGGGAACGGCAGCGCCGGTGAGGCCCTGCGGCACACCACCGAGCTCGCCCGCCGCACCGAGGAGCTGGGCTACCGCCGGTTCTGGGTGGCCGAGCACCACAACATGCCCGCGATCGCGAGTTCCGCGCCGGCGGTGCTGCTCGCCCATCTCGCGGCGCACACCACGACGATCCGGCTCGGCTCGGGCGGGGTGATGCTGCCCAATCACGCGCCGCTGGTGGTGGCCGAGCAGTTCGGCACCCTGGAGGCGCTGCACCCGGGCCGTATCGACCTGGGTATCGGCCGGGCGCCGGGCACCGACCAGGTGACCGCGCTGGCGCTGCGCCGGAGCATGGAGGGGCTGTCGGCCGAGCACTTCCCCCGGGAGCTGGCGGACCTGATGAACTACTTCAGCGGCGCCGAGCCGGGCCCGATCACCGCCACCCCGGGCCGGGGTCAGTCGCCGGCGGTCTGGCTGCTCGGGTCGAGCGGGTTCAGCGCCCAGCTCGCCGGGCTGCTCGGGCTGCCGTTCTCGTTCGCGCACCACTTCAGCGCGCAGAACACGCTGCCGGCGTTGCAGCTCTACCGGCAGAGTTTCCGGCCGTCGCAGTGGCTGGAGCGACCGTACGCGATGGTCGCGGTCAACGCGGTCTGCGCGGAGACCGACGAGCGGGCGCAGTGGCTGGCCGGTCCGGCCGGGCTGTCGTTCCTGAGGCTGCGTTCGGGGCGGCCGGAGCCGTTGGCCACGCCGGAGGAGGCGGCGGCCTACCCGTACTCGGAGCTGGAGCGGGAGTTCGTGGCGCAGCGCCGGGAGGGCCAGGCGACCGGCTCGCCGGAGACGGTGGCCCGGCAGCTCGGGGCGCTGCTGGAACGCACCGGCGCGGACGAGTTGATGCTGACCACGATGGTGTACGACGTGGCCGACCGGGTCCGTTCGTTCGAGCTGATCGCCGAGCGGGTGGCCGGCGGTCTACGCCGAAACGGCTGA
- a CDS encoding ANTAR domain-containing response regulator: protein MAETQTDAERRRVLIAEDEALIRLDLAEMLAEEGYEVVGEAGDGETAVKLAEELKPDLVILDIKMPIMDGLAAAERIAGARIAPVIILTAFSQRDLVERARAAGAMAYLVKPFQKSDLVPAVEIALSRYSEIAALEAEVAGLTDRLEIRKTVERAKGALMTTYGMTEPQAFKWIQRTAMDHRMTMKEVAERILAETAGGEVAQPTA, encoded by the coding sequence GTGGCCGAGACGCAGACGGATGCCGAGCGCAGGCGGGTACTGATCGCCGAGGACGAGGCGCTCATCCGGCTGGACCTGGCCGAGATGCTGGCCGAAGAGGGCTACGAGGTGGTCGGCGAGGCGGGTGACGGCGAGACCGCCGTGAAGCTCGCCGAGGAGCTGAAGCCGGACCTGGTCATCCTCGACATCAAGATGCCGATCATGGATGGGCTGGCCGCCGCCGAGCGGATCGCCGGCGCGCGGATCGCCCCGGTGATCATCCTGACCGCGTTCAGCCAGCGCGACCTGGTGGAGCGGGCCCGGGCGGCCGGCGCGATGGCGTACCTGGTCAAGCCGTTCCAGAAGAGCGACCTGGTGCCGGCGGTGGAGATCGCGCTGTCCCGCTACTCGGAGATCGCCGCGCTGGAGGCGGAGGTCGCCGGTCTCACCGACCGGTTGGAGATCCGTAAGACCGTCGAGCGGGCCAAGGGCGCGCTGATGACCACGTACGGGATGACCGAGCCGCAGGCGTTCAAGTGGATCCAGCGTACGGCGATGGATCACCGGATGACCATGAAGGAGGTCGCCGAGCGGATCCTCGCGGAGACCGCCGGCGGCGAGGTGGCGCAGCCGACCGCCTGA
- a CDS encoding beta propeller repeat protein, with product MLPRWPRMALGVLVGCAVLLAGCRSVGHSEAVAEPVRPDWHVADLPTPPGAPGRLVLRDAVACAGRWVAVGAVADAAGETRPAAWASADGMSWSAVPVRAETFYGAQHVLYAAACRDGRLAALGAQVGGVHGNPRTGSWVLRPDGVLREVPAAFELFGGPRAVSVARLAAGSGGWLIAGARVDGAAVWTSLDASGFTLREGVPELTGDARGRTAAYDAVALGSGWLVVGSVLPAGGAALAPLVWRSAEGRSWRRAALPAPDGGGRADRVVLLDGAPVVVGPVRDGFAAWRPVSGDPVPVSGDLVSGEPAAATPARAADLGPAGGSTGVDGSRGLDDGSAGVDGSAGVDGWRRVGGFGSAGPGVSSVSGLAVAGRALVAVVGDGAGRRVWVSVDGGASWRPVTVPVSVAGGGDTALVVAADGDRLWLAADDGRVSRAWWARLPVVDR from the coding sequence GTGCTTCCTCGGTGGCCGCGGATGGCGCTCGGCGTGCTGGTCGGGTGTGCCGTGCTGCTGGCCGGCTGCCGGTCGGTGGGGCATTCCGAGGCCGTCGCGGAGCCGGTGCGGCCCGACTGGCACGTGGCGGACCTGCCGACGCCGCCGGGCGCGCCGGGGCGGCTGGTGTTGCGCGACGCGGTGGCCTGCGCGGGGCGCTGGGTCGCGGTCGGTGCGGTGGCCGACGCGGCGGGCGAGACGCGGCCGGCGGCGTGGGCGAGCGCGGACGGGATGTCCTGGTCGGCGGTGCCGGTGCGGGCGGAGACCTTCTACGGCGCGCAGCACGTGCTGTACGCGGCGGCGTGCCGGGACGGCCGGTTGGCGGCGCTCGGGGCGCAGGTCGGCGGGGTGCACGGCAATCCGCGTACGGGTAGCTGGGTGCTGCGGCCGGACGGGGTGCTGCGGGAGGTGCCGGCGGCGTTCGAGCTGTTCGGCGGTCCGCGGGCGGTGAGCGTGGCGCGGCTGGCGGCGGGGTCGGGTGGCTGGCTGATCGCGGGCGCGCGGGTTGACGGCGCCGCGGTGTGGACGTCGTTGGACGCGTCCGGGTTCACGCTGCGCGAGGGGGTGCCGGAGCTGACCGGCGACGCCCGGGGGCGCACGGCGGCGTATGACGCGGTGGCGTTGGGGTCGGGTTGGCTGGTGGTGGGGTCGGTGCTGCCGGCCGGCGGTGCGGCGTTGGCCCCGCTGGTGTGGCGCTCGGCGGAGGGGCGGTCGTGGCGGCGGGCGGCGTTGCCGGCGCCGGACGGCGGTGGGCGGGCGGATCGGGTGGTGCTGCTCGACGGCGCGCCGGTGGTGGTCGGCCCGGTGCGCGACGGTTTCGCGGCGTGGCGGCCGGTTTCGGGAGATCCGGTTCCGGTTTCGGGAGATCTGGTTTCGGGGGAGCCGGCCGCGGCGACCCCGGCCCGGGCGGCCGACCTGGGTCCGGCGGGCGGATCGACGGGCGTGGACGGGTCGAGGGGCCTGGACGACGGGTCGGCGGGCGTGGACGGGTCGGCGGGCGTGGACGGCTGGCGTCGGGTCGGCGGGTTCGGGTCGGCGGGTCCGGGGGTGTCGTCGGTTTCCGGCCTGGCGGTGGCGGGGCGGGCCCTGGTGGCGGTGGTCGGTGACGGCGCCGGCCGGCGGGTGTGGGTCTCGGTGGATGGCGGGGCGTCGTGGCGGCCCGTGACGGTGCCGGTATCGGTGGCGGGGGGTGGGGACACCGCGCTGGTGGTGGCGGCCGACGGAGATCGACTGTGGTTGGCGGCGGATGACGGTCGGGTCTCCCGTGCCTGGTGGGCGAGGTTGCCGGTCGTCGATCGGTAG
- a CDS encoding trans-sulfuration enzyme family protein: MTAVDTAAVHAGRDDLAGLGVHVPPIDLSTTNPLPSVSGGGDAYETLATGGTLPPGGSAVYQRLWNPTVARFETALATLEGTAEAVAFASGMAALTATLLAATRDGNRHVVAVRPLYGGTDHVLATGLLGTEVTWARPDEVAAAIRPDTALVVVETPANPTLDLVDIAALATAAGDVPLLVDNTVATPVLQQPTRHGATLVLHSATKSIGGHGDVLAGAVACDPDWAARLRQVRAVTGAILHPLGAYLLHRGLQTLPLRVRAQQAGAEKLAGWLAGHPAVERVHHPSLHDPAGLVGRQMSGTGSLLAFEVRGGAPAAASVAGACRLITHAVSLGGVDTLIQHPASLTHRPVENDAKPCGGLLRLSVGLEDPEDLRADLARALAAI, from the coding sequence ATGACCGCCGTGGACACCGCAGCCGTACACGCCGGGCGCGACGACCTCGCCGGGCTCGGCGTCCACGTCCCGCCCATCGACCTCTCCACCACCAACCCCCTGCCGTCCGTCTCCGGCGGCGGCGACGCGTACGAGACCCTCGCCACCGGCGGCACCCTCCCGCCCGGCGGCAGCGCCGTCTACCAGCGGCTCTGGAACCCCACCGTGGCCCGCTTCGAGACCGCCCTCGCCACCCTCGAAGGCACCGCCGAGGCCGTCGCCTTCGCCAGCGGCATGGCCGCCCTCACCGCCACCCTGCTCGCCGCCACCCGCGACGGGAACCGCCACGTCGTCGCCGTCCGCCCCCTCTACGGCGGCACCGACCACGTGCTCGCCACCGGCCTGCTCGGCACCGAGGTCACCTGGGCCCGCCCCGACGAGGTCGCCGCCGCGATCCGCCCCGACACCGCGCTCGTCGTCGTCGAGACCCCGGCCAACCCCACCCTCGACCTGGTCGACATCGCCGCCCTCGCCACCGCCGCCGGCGACGTCCCGCTGCTCGTCGACAACACCGTCGCCACCCCGGTGCTCCAACAGCCCACCCGGCACGGCGCAACCCTCGTGCTGCACAGCGCCACCAAGAGCATCGGCGGCCACGGCGACGTCCTCGCCGGCGCCGTCGCCTGCGACCCCGACTGGGCCGCCCGGCTACGCCAGGTCCGCGCCGTCACCGGCGCGATCCTGCACCCGCTCGGCGCGTACCTGCTGCACCGCGGCCTGCAGACCCTGCCGCTGCGGGTCCGCGCCCAGCAGGCCGGCGCCGAGAAACTCGCCGGCTGGCTCGCCGGCCACCCCGCCGTCGAGCGGGTCCACCACCCCTCGCTGCACGACCCGGCCGGGCTGGTCGGCCGCCAGATGTCCGGCACCGGCAGCCTGCTCGCCTTCGAGGTACGCGGCGGCGCCCCCGCCGCAGCCAGCGTCGCCGGCGCCTGCCGGCTGATCACCCACGCCGTCTCGCTCGGCGGCGTCGACACGCTGATCCAGCACCCCGCCTCGCTCACCCACCGGCCGGTCGAAAACGACGCCAAGCCGTGCGGGGGCCTGCTGCGCCTCTCCGTCGGCCTGGAGGACCCGGAGGACCTGCGCGCGGACCTGGCGCGGGCGCTCGCCGCGATCTGA
- a CDS encoding transcriptional regulator — MAEVARAVGLPYPTARHWCKDRPEPKQQVTAMRCFRCRDKVGSPATLGQYAYLLGLYLGDGHLVIARVPVLRIFCADAWPDLITACENAMRKVLATSVQRVQKQGCVAVQSYGKHWPCLFPQHGPGKKHERPIVLADWQRRIVEACPGDFLRGLFHSDGCRVSNRVTVRGKQYVYPRYMFVNESTDIMGLCQWALDLLGIAWRMNRRNCLSVARRDAVATPDHHVGPKS, encoded by the coding sequence GTGGCCGAGGTCGCCCGAGCTGTCGGCCTTCCCTATCCCACGGCCCGGCACTGGTGCAAGGATCGACCGGAGCCGAAGCAACAGGTTACGGCGATGCGCTGCTTCCGGTGTCGTGACAAAGTCGGCAGTCCGGCGACCCTCGGGCAGTACGCCTACCTGCTCGGTCTCTACCTTGGCGATGGGCACCTGGTCATCGCGCGGGTTCCGGTGTTACGCATCTTCTGTGCCGATGCCTGGCCGGACCTGATTACCGCATGTGAGAACGCAATGAGGAAGGTCCTGGCCACCTCGGTGCAGCGGGTGCAGAAACAGGGCTGCGTCGCGGTGCAGAGCTACGGCAAACACTGGCCATGCCTGTTCCCGCAGCACGGGCCGGGCAAGAAGCACGAGCGCCCGATCGTCCTGGCCGACTGGCAACGGCGCATCGTCGAGGCGTGTCCGGGCGACTTCCTGCGCGGGCTATTCCATTCCGACGGCTGCCGCGTGAGCAACCGGGTCACGGTGAGGGGCAAGCAGTACGTCTACCCCCGCTACATGTTCGTCAACGAGTCGACCGACATCATGGGCCTCTGCCAGTGGGCACTCGACCTGCTCGGCATCGCCTGGCGGATGAACCGCCGCAACTGCCTCTCCGTCGCACGACGCGACGCGGTGGCCACACCGGACCACCACGTCGGCCCGAAGTCCTGA